The Elephas maximus indicus isolate mEleMax1 chromosome 19, mEleMax1 primary haplotype, whole genome shotgun sequence genome contains a region encoding:
- the TAX1BP3 gene encoding tax1-binding protein 3, with amino-acid sequence MSYIPGQPVTAVVQRVEIHKLRQGENLILGFSIGGGIDQDPSQNPFSEDKTDKGIYVTRVSEGGPAEIAGLQIGDKIMQVNGWDMTMVTHDQARKRLTKRSEEVVRLLVTRQSLQKAVQQSMLS; translated from the exons CAAAGAGTTGAAATTCATAAGCTGCGTCAAGGTGAGAACTTAATCCTGGGGTTCAGTATCGGAGGCGGAATTGACCAGGATCCCTCCCAGAATCCCTTCTCAGAAGATAAGACCGACAAG GGCATTTACGTCACACGGGTGTCCGAAGGAGGCCCCGCTGAAATTGCTGGGCTGCAGATTGGAGACAAAATCATGCAG GTGAACGGATGGGACATGACCATGGTCACCCATGACCAGGCCCGGAAGCGGCTCACCAAGCGCTCAGAGGAGGTGGTACGCCTGCTGGTGACGCGGCAGTCGTTGCAGAAGGCCGTGCAGCAGTCGATGCTGTCCTAG